GATAGTCTTCACAACTGCACCATTGCTAGGCAACTTACCTTGTTCCTGTAAACGGCTCAAATAATAATGAATCATCAAAGCTCCAGATTGATTGCCCGACAAAACAACAAATTTACCTTCATTATCGCGAACCACTGCCCCCATACGGTCTGCATCGGGATCCGTGCCAATTAAGAGGTCTGCATTCAACTCTTCGCCCAGCTTCATAGCCAGTGTAAAGGCTTCGCGTTCTTCTGGGTTCGGTGATTTTACAGTGGAAAATTCGGAATCTGGTTGTTCTTGCTCAGGTACAACATGCACCTGTGTGAAACCTATTTTCTCAAGCACATGGCGGACTGGCAGGTTACCAGTACCATGTAGCGGGGTGTATACGATTTTGAAGTCTTTTCCAAGCGTAGAGGCGATCTCTTCACTTGCAAGACTAACCGCAGCGACAGTATCGGTAAACGCTTCGTCATCCTTCTCACCAAGCCAGTGCAGCAGACCTTGACGCTCCGCTTCTTCTTGGGAAATCCGCTTCACACCATCAAAAGTGTCAACCCCTAATATGTAAGAAATGACCTTTTCGGCTTCGTCAGGGACAAGCTGTCCACCTTCAGAATTATAAACCTTATACCCGTTATATTCAGGCGGATTATGACTTGCAGTAATAACAATACCGCCCGTTGCCTTCAAATGGCGCACGCTGAACGACAATTGGGGTGTTGAGCGCAGAGAAGTAAATAAATGAGCCTCAATGCCATTAGCAGCCAATACAAGAGCAGCCTCAAGTGTGAATTCAGGCGAGAAACGACGGGAGTCATGAGCGATAACAACAGAAGGTCTTCCCGCTCCAGTATGCGTCTCCAGAATATATTTAGCGAAACCTTGTGTAGCTCTACCTACCGTATAACGATTGATACGATTACTACCTGCACCAATTACACCGCGTAGACCACCTGTACCGAATTCCAGATCTCTATAAAATCGTTCCTCGAGCTCCTGTGGCTCGTTCTCCAGAGCGCGCAGCTCCGCCTTCGTAGACTCATCAACAGATGCGTTCTCCAGCCAGCGAGATAAGGTTTCTGCCGCTTTTGGGCTTAATTGAGTCATTTAGAATCTCTCCTTCTCCATGTATAATATATATTCGCTAATTAATATTAGCTGAGCGCAAACATAATTTCCCCAGAGGCAACAACTTTCCCCTCAACCGACGCAGTAGCTTGTCCTTTTCCAATACTGCCCTTAAGGCGAGTAATCTCCACTTCAAGAGTGAGCGTATCTCCCGGTACGACTTGACCACGGAAACGGAATCCATCGAGCCCGGCTAAAAAGCCAATCCGACCGCGATTCGCTTCTACCCCTAAAATAGCAACCGCACCAACTTGTGCAAGAGCTTCTGTAATCAGTACGCCCGGCATTACCGGATAACCTGGAAAATGACCTGCGAAGAAAGGTTCGTTGATCGTTACATTTTTAATGCCAACAGCTCGTTTACCCATTTCAATCTCAGTGATCTTGTCCACCAGCAGAAATGGAGGTCGATGGGGGATGATTTCTTGAATTTGGTTGATATCCAGCATTATTAACAAAACTCCTTTCGGATGTTACTTCATTTATTCTTCGCCGAACTGCATAAATTTAGGCAGCTTCGGTAAAAACTATATATATCCTTCACCACCTGCAGAAGTGGAGGTTGAGATAAGGGGCTTTCTCCACCGGATGCGATAGCATGGCGGAGAGGGCCCTTTTTGCTGCCCGAGGCCCCCCACCATTATACATTTATCCGTATAAAAAAGAAAACTCCCTTAAGCAAGAAGGGAGTCGTTATCATCTTAAATTATGGAGCAAAAACCAAATCATAGACATGTTTCCACGTGCTCCATTGTAGAACATCGCTAAACTCTTTTTTGCCAAGGACAACGTAACCGACAACCAGTCCGCCTCCAAGTGCAGCTATGAGAAGCAAAGGAATAAGAATCCACTGGATGAGTGTCCATTTTGATAATCCTCGCCGCTTCGGCTCTTTCTTGTCTTCTGGTTTGTCTTCCGACTTCACCTTTTTCTGACGTTCCATTCCTTCACCTCTACCCGCGCATGTTATTGGCCAGACCTAGCATCTGATCACTGGAAGAAAGCGCCCGAGCTGCGAGTTGATACGTACGTTGAATCTGCATCATTTCTGTCATTTCTGTGGTCATATCGACATTTGACTGCTCCAGCCACCCTGAGCGTACTCCAATTCCAGACGCCTCACCTGCCGCTCTTTGTACAAAAGCCTGCTGAGCTGTAACTCCATCGGCAAGCATATAGAAATTCCCGTCCACTGCCTTTAAAGCATTCTGTGTCTTAGGTTCTACAATCATTATAGTACCTGCTACCCGAACAGGTCCATTCTCTGACTGTTTCGTTAATACACGACCGGATTCATCGATAGCTGCATTCACGCCCACAGGGACCGTTAAAGGATTACCTACTGTATTCAGTACCGGATTCCCCGTATTATCTACAAGGACCATCTTCGTTGCATCGGTGGTGTCAGGCGTAAAGTGAAAGTCACCTTGTCTTGTATAAGCTGTAGTTCCATTGACCTGAACTCCAAACAGCCCATTACCCTGAAGCGCCAAGTCGGTTGGATTACCTGTTTCTTTAAGGGGACCTTCTTCCCAATTAGTCGTAATCGAAGGCACATAAGTCCCGAAACCGATATTAAAACCTAGAGGTGTAGCGCGGCCCGGCTGATCATAGTCATCCGATTGCTGCTGCACACGAGTCAGCACATCCTCAAAGGAGCCTTTCTTGCTTTTATAACCATTTGTATCCATATTAGCTAGATTATCCGCTATAATATCAAGCCGCTGCTGAAGACTGGACATGGAGACTGCTGCACTAATCGTTGAGTTGTTCATAGATCAAACCTCCTATAAGCTGTACCTGTAAAACCCATTTCATAAGCAGCACTTATACCCTGCCGATTTCAGTTACAGCCTTCTGCAAGCTGCTATCATAGTATTGGACGATCTTTTGGTTCGCTTCATACGCCCGGTATGCGGCATTCAAATCAACAGTAACCTGAGTAGGGTCAACATTGGAGCCCTCTAAATATCCTTGACGCACCTGTAAGTTATCAGTTGCATTGGAGTAACGAATGTCTGCCGCCGCTATATCATCAGCGTGAAACACACCTTTACCATCACGCACAAGCTCCTGCGGCTTTGTAACTACACTCACACCAATCTTGGTCCCTGTCGGAAGTCCTGTTACTGGATTTAGTACATTACCCTGCCCGTCCACTTTAAGGGTGTCCTGATTTCCTGTCAAGACAAGTGGCTTGCCAGTGGAATCCAGAACCTTGAAGCCTCCACTGCTCAACACTTCTCCCGTAGCCGCATTTACTGTGAAGCTTCCATTTCGGGTAAATAAGTTATTGCCCTCAGCATCCTGAACGGTAAAGAAAGCCTGTGGACGGTAAATAACCTCACCCTCAGGACTTACATATTTCCCTGAACCATCAAAGGCTATATTTTGACCCGTCACAGGGTCGGCGACTTGCAAATCTGTAGATAAAGCAAAATCCATAGACTTGCCGCTCTCCCTTAAATCACCCTGTAAATATTGGGATATTGACTGTTCTGCAAAAACTCCCGTGTTAAGGCGCCCCACAGGCGTGGTATTGCCATTAATCATAGCCGAGATCAAGACATCCGGGAAAGCATGATTAACACTGTCAACCTGCTTATATCCCGTTGTATTTAAGTTAGCGATGTTCTGTGTTGCCGTATCGTGTCTACGTTGCTGCGCAACCATACCTGCCGCGGCCGTATATAAACCTCTTATCATGAAGGTAGTCTCCTCCCGAATCTAATGCTACCTTTTATATCGGCTGCTTAGAACTTTTTCTTAACGACCTTGTCCAAATTGTCCAGCATAATTCCTGTTCCTTTTACCACACAGTGCATAGGGTCTTCCGCTACCCAAACAGGTACATGTAATTCTTCTGAGAGTAGCTCGTCCAATCCGTTAAGTAAAGCACCTCCACCAGTAAGAACCACACCCCGGTCAATGATGTCCGCAGACAATTCTGGTGGTGTACGCTCCAGTACCGATTTAGCTGCAGCCACAATGGAAGAAACCGGATCCCATAATGCTTCCTTTACCTCAGCCGCCGTAATAGTGAGCGTTTGGGGAAGTCCGCTTACCATGTCCCGGCCACGAATATCCATTTCGGACTTCATCAAACCAGGTCGAACCGTACCAATAGTAACCTTAATATCCTCTGCTGTCCGTTCACCGATCAACAATTTATACTTTTGTTTAATATATCTTAAAATGGCCTCATCGAACTTGTCTCCAGCGACTTTAATCGAAGAAGCGGTAACGACGTCGCCCATAGAAAGTACGGCTACATCCGTCGTTCCGCCACCGATATCGACGACCATGTTTCCACTTGGCTGATAAATGTCCATTCCCGCTCCAATCGCAGCGGCCTTTGGCTCTTCTTCCATAAAAACTTCCTTAGCCCCGCTGCGTTCTGCCGCTTCCCGAATGGACTTTTGTTCCACAGATGTAATATTTGTAGGGGCGCATATCAGAATGCGAGGCCGTGAATACCAGGTACGACCGCCAACACGGTCTATAAAATACTTCAGCATCATTTCCGTGACTTCAAAATCTGCAATGACACCATCCCGTAAAGGACGGATAGTTGTTATATTTCCGGGTGTACGTCCAACCATGCGACGCGCCTGTTCTCCCACCGCAAGGACTCTCTTCGTATCACTTTCAAGTGTGACCACGGAAGGTTCATCCAGAACGACTCCCCTTCCCTTAACATGTATGAGCACATTGGCCGTGCCGAGGTCGATTCCGATATCCTTGCTAAACATAATGAAAGAGCCCCCAAAGTGTTATTTTAATTGAAAAAACAGCAGTTAGTACTAAATTTAAAAATAACATACTTTAGGGGAACTACACAATGTTTTAAAGCTGAATATTTCCTTAAATTTCCGAAAATCTTATGGCTTTGATGCTACAGCAACCTCACGTTTTTTCCCCGTCGTTTTTTTATATTTAATTTTTGTGGCTTCTCCCCCCCGAAGATGTCGGATGGATTTGTGATATTCAAGAATGTGCTTCACCTGATCGGCCAGATCAGGGTTGATCTCTGGCAGACGCTCCGTCAAGTCTTTGTGCACCGTGCTTTTTGAAACGCCAAATTCCTTGGCTATGGTCCGGACCGTATGCCTGGTTTCCACGATGCAGCGTCCGATTTTGATCGTACGTTCCTTGATGTAATCGTGCACGCTCCCGCCTCCCAACTGTGGATAGTTTGGTACATTATATGAGGGGCGGGCTTATATATTCGCGCTTTCAAGACATGACAAGCCTGTGAAGGCTCATTTTATTTAATGGACAACCCAAGAAGCCTTGTTATTAGCAAGACGAAAGCGTCGTTGGTTCATCAAAGACAATAACCGTTTCTCATAGAAAAATAAGGCTCTTTATAAGCATGCTGCTTACGAAGAGCCTTTTTCACAAAAAAACAGGGGGCGTTAGCCCCCTGCAGTAGATATTCTTATCGCCCTGGCAGTAACTCTGATGGATTAACTACTTTGCCGTCCTTATACACTTCAAAGTGTACATGATTGCCAAGGTCCTTCTCGATTTCACTGCGACCTGCGGTTGCAAGCGTATCTCCTTGCTTCACAACATCGCCTTGTTTCACTTTCGTTTCGCCAAGACTTTGGTAGACGGTCTTCATATTACCTTGATGGGTAATCTCAATGACCTTACCTAACACTGCAACATCGTCCACTCTAGTAACTTCACCGCTAAGCGCTGCTTTGACATCGAACGTATTGTTGTCTTCACGGGCAAGATCGATACCGACATTAGGAATAAATTTGTCGTTATACTGCACCATTGCGGCAACGTGATTGTCCTCTGTACCATTCTCATCATAATACGGTTTGACCACTTCTACTTCACCTGGATTGGCTACTGGCCAAACCAAGCTTTCCGCTGAAGCAAGAACTTCAAGGGCATCTGGATTACTGTTTGCAGTACCAGCTTCGTTAGTCGAAGCTCCTACTTGCTGTGATGTGGCGGCGGTGTCCAGCGGTTTTTGGCCGGCATCCTGATAGACCCACACCAAAGTTAGTATAATTGCCGCTGCCGCCGTGTAGACTGCTGGGAACACCCAACGTTTAGATAACATCTTGCTCCATGAAGAAGGTTTAGCACCTGAATCTCCCTGTGATTTTTTGAGAGATTCATCATGGTTTGTTTTGTTTTTGTCTTGTTCATTCATATGGTTATCACCTCAGTAACCAGTGTTACCGGGCTTCTATCTTTTATACGTATCTTTCAAGTTATTTTTTCAGAAGAGTTGAGATTTGCGTAAAAGAGATACCACTGTAATAGTGTTTGAGAATTTGAGTAGCCGTTCCGCCTTCCTTCGCCATCCCATTAGCTCCCCACTGACTCATTCCCACACCATGCCCATTTCCGAAGGTAGTTATATAGATTTTATTCCCTTTTCGCCCCCAACTGAATTGGCTGGAACGTAACCCTAGCTTTTCTCGCACTTCTCTTCCAGTAAAAACAGTACCTCCAATAGAGATTTCCTTAACCCGATGTCCGGTGGTGAGAGACAACACTTCTACCGGCAATTCAGAGGAAGTAGAGATATTTTTTGTCATGCCTGATTGGGTAGTATTTTTTGAAGCAGGGATTACTCTGTCGTTTAGCCCAAGTCTAGTAAGTATTTCCGAGATGGTGAATGTAGATGTCACCGCATAGTTTGGGGTGATCTCTTTCTCCCAAGGACTAGTTACACTGCGCAGATAGGGAATCGCTGCATTCCAGTATTCTTCCGAGTTCTCGGTATATCCTCCACTGGAGGCGAAAAAGGAGGCCGTAATCGGCTGTCCTTTATAGGTCATAATGATACCGCGCGTCTCAAGGACCGCGCGCTGAAGCTTTGCAAGGTCGGCGCTTCTTCCGCCGAGCTTCCACTTCCGTTCCAGCGTGTCCTTAGATACGTAAGCCTGATGGCTTACCGTATCTGTTACATCCGCTCCCGGAACGGGGACGCCGCTTCTGTCGCCAGCCAGCAGGCGGCGAAGAATAAAGGTGCGGGCCGCTACGGCCTGCGCTTTGAGCGCTTCAAGCTCAAAGCTGGCCGGCATCTCGGCCGCAAGCACGCCGCTGACGTATTCCTCCAGCGGCAACGTCTCTATTTGTCCGCTACGCGACAAATAGACGGAGACCTTCGGCTGCGGCGCTTCCTGCGCAGCCGCCTCCGGCCCCGCTGGTGCGGCTGGTGAGGCCGTTACCGTCGGCAAGGCCGGAGGCGCCGGTTGTCCCCGGTGCAGCGGGACAACCGCCAGTGGAATCAGCAGCCCCGCCAGGATAGGCGCTGCGAGCCAGGCGGCGGGACCGAGGCGCCTGAGCCGGGGAGCAAGGGGACGCGAGTGCCAGCGCGTTGACTTATTACGTCGCAAGTAGCGGAAATCTTTCATCTCTATGGCTCCTTCCGTGAGTCACTGTTGATTCTTATAGATATGAATTTACAGCAACTACTAGAACAATATTTGAGAGAAAGAGACTAGCTTTCTCGTATCTATCACTATGCCCCGCGTTAAAAAAATTACAAACGAAAAAAATCCTCATTAGATGAGAATTCAGATTTACTTTCTAATAATACAAGCAAAAACGCCTACGGTGTCCCTATAAGGACGGTAGGCGTTTTTGCGAGAAATATAAGGATAATTTATAGCGTAGAACATATAAACTCTTATAATTAAAAAAAAGAACAGGCTGCATCACTGCAGCCTGTTCTCACCTAATGACTGATATTATACCCAAGTTGCTTGAACCTGAAAGCGAGGTTTAACCTCATCGCTTTTGCTTGATTCGCTCTTGGCTACTTCTGGTTTAAGAGTTTCGTCCTTCACCGTTTGCGCGGCTGTGTCTTCCATGGAGATACGCCATATTTCCGCACCTAGTCCAGACAGCTTCTCAGCCAAATGTACATATCCACGGTCGATATGATGAGTTCCGCTTACCTCAGTAGTGCCTTCAGCAACAAGACCTGCCAAAATAAGCGCAGCTCCCGCACGTAAATCCGTAGCACAAACCTTGGCTCCGACCAATTGCGCATTACCTGTAACGATTGCTGAGCGACCTTCGATCTTAATCTCAGCATTCATGTTGTGGAATTCATCCACATGCATGAACCGGTTCTCGAATACAGTTTCTGTAACGACACTAGTTCCTTCAGAGCGCAGCAATAATGCCATCATTTGTGACTGCATATCCGTTGGAAAGCCTGGATACGGCAAAGTCTTCAAATCAACAGCTTTAAGAGGTTTGTCACTAATTACACGAACCCCATTCTCATCAGGAATAATGGTCACACCCATCTCTTCCATCTTAGCAATAACAGGTCCCAAGTGATCAGCGATTGCGCCTTCCACATATACGTCCCCACCTGTGATTGCTGCCGCAGCCATATAGGTACCGGCTTCAATACGGTCAGGAATCACATGATGTTTAACGCCATGCAGACGTTCTACGCCTTCAATACGGATAACACCTGTACCCGCACCGCGAACGATTCCGCCCATACCATTCAAATAATTGGCCAGGTCGACAATTTCAGGCTCCTTAGCCGCATTCTCAATCACGGTCACGCCTTCGGCGAGTGCCGCTGCCATCATTATATTTTCGGTCGCACCCACGCTAGCTACATCCAAATACACTTTGGCTCCGCGCAGGCGACCGTTACTTTTCGCTTCAATGTAGCCCTGGCCGAGACTAATCTCTGCACCAAGCGCTTCAAATCCTTTCAAATGCTGATCAATCGGTCGTGTGCCAATGGCGCAGCCACCAGGCAAAGAAATTCTTGTATGACCAAGCCGTGATAACAGAGGACCCATGACTAAAAAAGATGCCCGCATTTTCCGTACCCATTCATAAGGTGCTTCACAGGAAGTGATGTTTGTAGCATCCACCTGGATAATATCGTTTTGATATGTAACCCCTGCACCCAGAGATTCCAACATTTTTGAAATCGTCATTACATCATCAAGCGGAGGTGCGTCCACAATGACGCTTACTCCTTCTTCTGCCAATAGAGAGGCGGCTATGATCGGTAATACGGAATTTTTTGCGCCGCTAACTTTCACGCTCCCGGTCAATCTGTTGCCACCGCGGACGATAAATTTGCTCATTTTCGGTTTCCCTCCGCGTCCATTATTTCTTAAATTATTTTTTTAGATTAAAAGTAATTGCAAAAAAATTCGCATACTCCATCAATACGCCCATTCAGCCGGGCATGTTCCTTAAAGTTCAGTGTTGACATAATAAAACCTTATTATTCGACACTTTTTGACCATTGCGACCTATGACACTTATAACCAAACTACATATTCCTAAAACATATAGCGGATCATCCCACTCCAGCTAAGGTAATCCAAAAAGAATCCTGCAACTAAACGACCAAGTACAATAGCCAAAAGCAAGTGCAGCAGCCTTCCTTGAGGACTCTTGGGATATCTTATGACCAAATCCAGCTTAAGGTTCTGCAATGCCCACCAAGATAATACAACACTGAGCAAAGAAACAATCATTGAGATCATGCTGCTGGTTCCAGCGGCACTAGACCATCCATTGGACAATATATCCCCCATGCTAACCCTCCGTGTTCGTATTACTCGGAAATCGACTCTTATATCATACTTGCGCAGGGCAAAAGAATCCAGTACTTTTACAAATTTTTAAACAATTCAATGCCAATATCCAAAAAAATGAAGAAATCTTAACCTTTACTACATAGATTACTATAACAAAAAAAGCAGTCAAGCTTAGAGCTTGACCGCTTATATCCTACTGTTGTCCTTTACCAGTGGACACTTTAATCCGTGTAACAGCGCGTTGCAGCGCCAACTCCGCACGGCGGTGATCGATATCATCTTGTTTGCTACGAGTCTGGAGACGGCGCTGAGCGCGTTCTCTAGCAGCCTCGGCGCGTTCAACATCAATATCCGTTGGCAGCTCAGCACTTTCGGCCAGCACTGTTACTTTGTCCTTATGCACTTCAACGAAACCGCCATGAACGGCGATGGAGATCGTAACACCGTCCGATTTGACGGATAACGGAGCAACCTGAAGTGGAGTCACAAGCGGAATGTGTCCCGGCAAAATACCCAACTCGCCTTCGACTCCCCGTACTGTCAAGCTATTCACTTGTTTAGAATAGACGAGATGCTCCGGCGTGACAATTTCCAACAAAAAGGTATTCACTTCCATTCCTCCTTAAAGCTTTACGAAGTAAAGCTCTCATCGAAAGCATACACTTAGCTTTACGAAGTAAAGCCCGCTTCGAAAGCATTCACTAAGCTCAGTGTTACATCGATTTCGCTTTTTCAACCGCTTCTTCGATTGTACCCACAAAAAGGAACGCTGCTTCTGGAAGATCATCATGCTTACCATCCAGGATTTCCTTAAAGCTACGTACAGTTTCTTTGATTGGCACGTATTTACCCTTGAAGCCGGTAAACTGTTCTGCTACGTGGAAAGGCTGTGACAGGAACCGCTCAACTTTACGAGCACGAGCTACGATAACCTTATCATCCTCACTCAATTCATCCATACCCAAGATGGCAATGATGTCTTGAAGTTCGGTATAACGTTGCAGCAATTGTTTAACACCTTGTGCCACATTGTAATGCTCTTCACCAACAATTTCCGGAGCTAGCAGACGCGAGCTGGAAGCCAGTGGATCAACCGCTGGAAAAATCCCCTTCTCGGAAATCTTACGCTCAAGGTTAGTTGTTGCATCCAAGTGAGCAAACGCCGTTGCCGGAGCAGGGTCAGTGTAGTCATCCGCTGGTACGTAGATTGCTTGAATGGACGTAACGGAGCCTTTCTTGGTAGAAGTGATACGCTCTTGCAACTGACCCATTTCAGTAGCCAGGGTTGGTTGGTAACCTACCGCGGACGGCATACGTCCGAGAAGAGCGGATACTTCGGAACCCGCTTGGGTAAAGCGGAATATATTATCGATAAAGAGCAGCGTATCGCGACCTTCTACATCACGGAAATATTCCGCCATAGTAAGACCGGTCAAAGCTACGCGCAGACGCGCGCCTGGGGGCTCATTCATTTGTCCGAACACCATTGCTGTTTTCTTAATAACGCCGGAGTCCGTCATTTCGTGATAAAGGTCATTACCTTCACGAGTACGTTCACCCACACCCGCGAATACGGAAATACCGCCGTGTTCTTGGGCAATGTTATTAATCAATTC
This genomic stretch from Paenibacillus sp. FSL H7-0737 harbors:
- a CDS encoding phospho-sugar mutase, translated to MTQLSPKAAETLSRWLENASVDESTKAELRALENEPQELEERFYRDLEFGTGGLRGVIGAGSNRINRYTVGRATQGFAKYILETHTGAGRPSVVIAHDSRRFSPEFTLEAALVLAANGIEAHLFTSLRSTPQLSFSVRHLKATGGIVITASHNPPEYNGYKVYNSEGGQLVPDEAEKVISYILGVDTFDGVKRISQEEAERQGLLHWLGEKDDEAFTDTVAAVSLASEEIASTLGKDFKIVYTPLHGTGNLPVRHVLEKIGFTQVHVVPEQEQPDSEFSTVKSPNPEEREAFTLAMKLGEELNADLLIGTDPDADRMGAVVRDNEGKFVVLSGNQSGALMIHYYLSRLQEQGKLPSNGAVVKTIVTSEMGAAVASHYGATVFNTLTGFKYIGEKMTQFEQSGDYTYLFGYEESYGYLAGNYARDKDAVLAAMLIAEAGAYYKAQGKTLYDVLQELYEQFGYFLESLESRTLKGKDGVAQIQGIMNDWRTNAPQEIAGSAVTEVLDYSLGLNGLPKENVLKYLLADGSWFCLRPSGTEPKIKVYFAVVGESLQNAKDKVATLSKQVMARVDGEQ
- a CDS encoding rod shape-determining protein; the encoded protein is MFSKDIGIDLGTANVLIHVKGRGVVLDEPSVVTLESDTKRVLAVGEQARRMVGRTPGNITTIRPLRDGVIADFEVTEMMLKYFIDRVGGRTWYSRPRILICAPTNITSVEQKSIREAAERSGAKEVFMEEEPKAAAIGAGMDIYQPSGNMVVDIGGGTTDVAVLSMGDVVTASSIKVAGDKFDEAILRYIKQKYKLLIGERTAEDIKVTIGTVRPGLMKSEMDIRGRDMVSGLPQTLTITAAEVKEALWDPVSSIVAAAKSVLERTPPELSADIIDRGVVLTGGGALLNGLDELLSEELHVPVWVAEDPMHCVVKGTGIMLDNLDKVVKKKF
- a CDS encoding DUF1146 family protein — translated: MGDILSNGWSSAAGTSSMISMIVSLLSVVLSWWALQNLKLDLVIRYPKSPQGRLLHLLLAIVLGRLVAGFFLDYLSWSGMIRYMF
- a CDS encoding DNA-directed RNA polymerase subunit beta — its product is MERQKKVKSEDKPEDKKEPKRRGLSKWTLIQWILIPLLLIAALGGGLVVGYVVLGKKEFSDVLQWSTWKHVYDLVFAP
- a CDS encoding M23 family metallopeptidase, whose amino-acid sequence is MNEQDKNKTNHDESLKKSQGDSGAKPSSWSKMLSKRWVFPAVYTAAAAIILTLVWVYQDAGQKPLDTAATSQQVGASTNEAGTANSNPDALEVLASAESLVWPVANPGEVEVVKPYYDENGTEDNHVAAMVQYNDKFIPNVGIDLAREDNNTFDVKAALSGEVTRVDDVAVLGKVIEITHQGNMKTVYQSLGETKVKQGDVVKQGDTLATAGRSEIEKDLGNHVHFEVYKDGKVVNPSELLPGR
- the atpD gene encoding F0F1 ATP synthase subunit beta — protein: MNKGRVVSIMGPVVDIEFERGQLPEIFNAIKIETVLDNGRQINLTLEVSNHLGDNLVRCIAMSSTDGLVRGLDAIDQGGPISVPVGEATLGRVFNVLGNPIDNAGEVVAEIKNPIHRLAPTFDELSTQAEILETGIKVIDLLAPYAKGGKVGLFGGAGVGKTVTIQELINNIAQEHGGISVFAGVGERTREGNDLYHEMTDSGVIKKTAMVFGQMNEPPGARLRVALTGLTMAEYFRDVEGRDTLLFIDNIFRFTQAGSEVSALLGRMPSAVGYQPTLATEMGQLQERITSTKKGSVTSIQAIYVPADDYTDPAPATAFAHLDATTNLERKISEKGIFPAVDPLASSSRLLAPEIVGEEHYNVAQGVKQLLQRYTELQDIIAILGMDELSEDDKVIVARARKVERFLSQPFHVAEQFTGFKGKYVPIKETVRSFKEILDGKHDDLPEAAFLFVGTIEEAVEKAKSM
- the fabZ gene encoding 3-hydroxyacyl-ACP dehydratase FabZ codes for the protein MLDINQIQEIIPHRPPFLLVDKITEIEMGKRAVGIKNVTINEPFFAGHFPGYPVMPGVLITEALAQVGAVAILGVEANRGRIGFLAGLDGFRFRGQVVPGDTLTLEVEITRLKGSIGKGQATASVEGKVVASGEIMFALS
- the spoIID gene encoding stage II sporulation protein D, which encodes MKDFRYLRRNKSTRWHSRPLAPRLRRLGPAAWLAAPILAGLLIPLAVVPLHRGQPAPPALPTVTASPAAPAGPEAAAQEAPQPKVSVYLSRSGQIETLPLEEYVSGVLAAEMPASFELEALKAQAVAARTFILRRLLAGDRSGVPVPGADVTDTVSHQAYVSKDTLERKWKLGGRSADLAKLQRAVLETRGIIMTYKGQPITASFFASSGGYTENSEEYWNAAIPYLRSVTSPWEKEITPNYAVTSTFTISEILTRLGLNDRVIPASKNTTQSGMTKNISTSSELPVEVLSLTTGHRVKEISIGGTVFTGREVREKLGLRSSQFSWGRKGNKIYITTFGNGHGVGMSQWGANGMAKEGGTATQILKHYYSGISFTQISTLLKK
- a CDS encoding flagellar hook-basal body protein; the protein is MIRGLYTAAAGMVAQQRRHDTATQNIANLNTTGYKQVDSVNHAFPDVLISAMINGNTTPVGRLNTGVFAEQSISQYLQGDLRESGKSMDFALSTDLQVADPVTGQNIAFDGSGKYVSPEGEVIYRPQAFFTVQDAEGNNLFTRNGSFTVNAATGEVLSSGGFKVLDSTGKPLVLTGNQDTLKVDGQGNVLNPVTGLPTGTKIGVSVVTKPQELVRDGKGVFHADDIAAADIRYSNATDNLQVRQGYLEGSNVDPTQVTVDLNAAYRAYEANQKIVQYYDSSLQKAVTEIGRV
- a CDS encoding F0F1 ATP synthase subunit epsilon, which codes for MNTFLLEIVTPEHLVYSKQVNSLTVRGVEGELGILPGHIPLVTPLQVAPLSVKSDGVTISIAVHGGFVEVHKDKVTVLAESAELPTDIDVERAEAARERAQRRLQTRSKQDDIDHRRAELALQRAVTRIKVSTGKGQQ
- a CDS encoding flagellar hook-basal body protein; protein product: MNNSTISAAVSMSSLQQRLDIIADNLANMDTNGYKSKKGSFEDVLTRVQQQSDDYDQPGRATPLGFNIGFGTYVPSITTNWEEGPLKETGNPTDLALQGNGLFGVQVNGTTAYTRQGDFHFTPDTTDATKMVLVDNTGNPVLNTVGNPLTVPVGVNAAIDESGRVLTKQSENGPVRVAGTIMIVEPKTQNALKAVDGNFYMLADGVTAQQAFVQRAAGEASGIGVRSGWLEQSNVDMTTEMTEMMQIQRTYQLAARALSSSDQMLGLANNMRG
- the spoIIID gene encoding sporulation transcriptional regulator SpoIIID, whose amino-acid sequence is MHDYIKERTIKIGRCIVETRHTVRTIAKEFGVSKSTVHKDLTERLPEINPDLADQVKHILEYHKSIRHLRGGEATKIKYKKTTGKKREVAVASKP
- the murA gene encoding UDP-N-acetylglucosamine 1-carboxyvinyltransferase; protein product: MSKFIVRGGNRLTGSVKVSGAKNSVLPIIAASLLAEEGVSVIVDAPPLDDVMTISKMLESLGAGVTYQNDIIQVDATNITSCEAPYEWVRKMRASFLVMGPLLSRLGHTRISLPGGCAIGTRPIDQHLKGFEALGAEISLGQGYIEAKSNGRLRGAKVYLDVASVGATENIMMAAALAEGVTVIENAAKEPEIVDLANYLNGMGGIVRGAGTGVIRIEGVERLHGVKHHVIPDRIEAGTYMAAAAITGGDVYVEGAIADHLGPVIAKMEEMGVTIIPDENGVRVISDKPLKAVDLKTLPYPGFPTDMQSQMMALLLRSEGTSVVTETVFENRFMHVDEFHNMNAEIKIEGRSAIVTGNAQLVGAKVCATDLRAGAALILAGLVAEGTTEVSGTHHIDRGYVHLAEKLSGLGAEIWRISMEDTAAQTVKDETLKPEVAKSESSKSDEVKPRFQVQATWV